In Fundidesulfovibrio magnetotacticus, a genomic segment contains:
- a CDS encoding CHC2 zinc finger domain-containing protein: MSADLLGLFEAHGLKPKKKTAKEWGAACPACGGTDRCMVRPEDHDGRGGYHCRQCQTYGDAIQFLRDFEGLSFKDACERVGIQASRATASLPKAPRKAPGREPFEAAESIPPAERWTRKATGFAAWAHEHLLNTPEQLSWLAARGLPLEAVKRYRLGWNPGERGKSCLIRPRSVWGLPLPEARLDADGNPQRPKTTFWIPRGLVIPMLGPDGSVLRLRIRRPEADRASFKEETKYYVIPGGCMDAMVLGADSRAFVVVESELDALMLHHQAGDLAGAVSVMTSTVKKIEASALEALSRALCVLVALDCDTAGAKGWERWSVSLPRAKRWPCPVGKDPGEAFAAGANLRAWILAGLPPVLQPGLLPAGRPDLGGAGERAQGAASVLEVPQSAPAAAPSTVQAASSPLPAWLHQLSEPDLEMFGEARAPLLELAAFLRGRRVGPVLLPGRNGDRALVLWAADGLRNADPAAFDRARDLFFGDCLEAVLYLIDAERLKSVTRLKGCHGHRDHDGEWAMLVRIDGGLSCAGWRRLDHWFV; encoded by the coding sequence GTGTCCGCTGACCTCCTTGGACTGTTCGAAGCCCACGGGCTCAAGCCGAAGAAGAAGACGGCCAAGGAGTGGGGGGCGGCCTGCCCGGCCTGCGGCGGCACGGACCGGTGCATGGTCCGGCCCGAGGACCACGACGGGCGCGGCGGCTACCACTGCCGCCAGTGCCAGACCTACGGCGACGCTATCCAGTTCCTGCGCGACTTCGAGGGCCTTTCCTTCAAGGACGCCTGCGAGCGCGTGGGCATCCAGGCCTCCCGAGCCACGGCCTCGCTGCCCAAGGCTCCGCGCAAGGCCCCCGGCCGGGAGCCCTTCGAGGCGGCCGAGTCCATCCCCCCGGCCGAGCGCTGGACCAGGAAGGCCACGGGCTTCGCGGCCTGGGCGCACGAGCACCTGCTGAACACCCCCGAGCAGCTCTCCTGGCTGGCGGCGCGCGGCCTGCCGCTTGAGGCCGTGAAGCGCTACCGCCTGGGCTGGAACCCGGGCGAGCGGGGCAAGTCCTGCCTGATCCGTCCGCGCTCCGTGTGGGGCCTGCCCCTGCCGGAGGCCAGGCTCGACGCCGACGGCAACCCCCAGCGCCCCAAAACCACCTTCTGGATTCCGCGCGGCCTGGTGATCCCCATGCTCGGGCCGGACGGAAGCGTGCTGCGCCTGCGCATCCGCCGCCCCGAGGCCGACCGGGCGAGCTTCAAGGAGGAGACCAAGTACTACGTCATCCCGGGCGGCTGCATGGACGCCATGGTGCTGGGCGCGGACTCCCGGGCCTTCGTGGTGGTCGAGTCCGAGCTGGACGCCCTCATGCTCCACCACCAGGCCGGAGACCTCGCCGGGGCGGTGTCGGTGATGACCTCCACGGTCAAGAAGATCGAGGCCTCCGCGCTGGAGGCCCTGTCTCGCGCTCTGTGCGTGCTGGTGGCCCTGGACTGCGACACGGCCGGGGCCAAGGGCTGGGAGCGCTGGTCCGTGAGCCTGCCCCGGGCCAAGCGCTGGCCGTGCCCGGTTGGCAAGGACCCCGGCGAGGCCTTCGCGGCGGGCGCGAACCTCCGCGCCTGGATCCTCGCGGGCCTGCCCCCCGTGCTCCAGCCAGGACTTCTTCCGGCTGGACGGCCGGACCTCGGGGGGGCGGGGGAACGTGCCCAGGGCGCGGCGTCCGTCCTGGAGGTCCCGCAGAGTGCCCCGGCGGCCGCGCCGTCAACCGTCCAGGCTGCGTCCTCCCCGTTGCCCGCCTGGTTGCACCAGCTGTCCGAGCCCGACCTGGAGATGTTCGGCGAGGCGCGTGCGCCCCTCCTGGAGCTGGCCGCCTTCCTGCGCGGCCGGCGCGTAGGGCCGGTGCTGCTCCCGGGCCGCAACGGAGACCGCGCCCTCGTGCTCTGGGCGGCGGACGGCCTGCGCAACGCGGACCCGGCCGCGTTCGACCGGGCGCGGGACCTCTTCTTCGGGGACTGCCTTGAGGCGGTTCTCTACCTGATCGACGCGGAGCGGCTCAAATCGGTGACCCGGCTCAAGGGATGCCACGGCCATCGCGACCACGACGGCGAGTGGGCCATGCTGGTGAGGATCGACGGCGGCCTGTCCTGCGCGGGCTGGCGTCGCCTGGATCATTGGTTCGTTTGA
- a CDS encoding ASCH domain-containing protein yields MIAGSAALPTLALSFWQPWAFFIVHGLKDVENRTWAIPRKYLHGVEILVHASKSPRFSLAGARDILWELHVRHGLRLPDKLPEVARECGGVVGKVRLTGCRQGSASPWAVPEPGTWHWSLADARPLPFMPCPGHQGFFQVTYSAPDAGQGVLL; encoded by the coding sequence ATGATCGCCGGGAGCGCCGCCTTGCCCACCCTCGCGCTCTCCTTCTGGCAGCCCTGGGCCTTCTTTATCGTGCATGGCCTGAAGGACGTCGAAAACCGGACATGGGCGATCCCCAGGAAGTACCTGCATGGCGTCGAGATCCTCGTGCACGCCTCCAAGTCGCCGCGCTTCTCCCTCGCCGGAGCCCGGGACATCCTGTGGGAACTGCACGTCCGCCATGGCCTGCGCCTCCCGGACAAGCTTCCCGAGGTCGCGCGCGAGTGCGGCGGCGTCGTGGGGAAGGTGCGCCTGACCGGTTGCCGCCAGGGTTCGGCCTCCCCTTGGGCCGTGCCCGAGCCGGGGACCTGGCATTGGTCCCTGGCCGACGCCCGGCCCCTGCCGTTCATGCCCTGCCCGGGCCATCAAGGCTTTTTTCAAGTGACCTATTCCGCCCCGGACGCCGGGCAGGGGGTGCTCCTGTGA
- a CDS encoding DNA modification methylase: MEKLKLEYWPVDRLRAYGRNLRKLDGAVVERMMDAIREYGFRAPVLARACGEVVDGRLRLEAATRLGFAEVPVIPADGLTYAQVRAFRLLVNRSATWAAWDDETVALELDELRELEVDLNLTGFDVAELDALLALLPGLGGTDPDDVPPVPEVPVTRPGDVWTLGRHRLLCGDATSSADLEALLRGERPELAVTDPPYNVAVEGKAGKILNDDMSAAAFRAFLGRAFEALYAVLADGAPVYVAHSDTEGLAFREAFRDAGFKLASCLVWRKNIHVLGRADYHWQHEPVLYGWKPTGRHAWFGGRRQTTLIEAMPGAVLLDDGRVQIQAGDDVFILSGQDLAVEVVPGSVVSVDKPARSDAHPTMKPVALIERFIRNSSRPGALVLDPFGGSGSTLMACESLGRACRTLELDPRFADVIVRRWQEHTGREAVREGNCHG, encoded by the coding sequence ATGGAAAAGCTGAAACTCGAATACTGGCCGGTGGACAGGCTGCGCGCCTACGGGCGGAACCTGCGCAAACTCGACGGAGCAGTGGTGGAGCGCATGATGGACGCGATCAGGGAGTACGGATTCCGGGCGCCGGTCCTGGCCAGGGCCTGCGGCGAGGTGGTCGACGGCCGCCTGCGCCTGGAGGCGGCCACGCGCCTGGGCTTCGCGGAGGTGCCCGTGATCCCGGCCGACGGCCTCACATACGCCCAGGTGCGCGCCTTCCGGCTCCTGGTCAACCGCTCCGCCACCTGGGCGGCCTGGGACGATGAGACCGTGGCCCTGGAGCTTGACGAGCTGCGCGAGCTGGAGGTCGATCTCAACCTGACCGGGTTCGACGTGGCCGAGCTGGACGCGCTGCTCGCCCTCCTGCCGGGCCTGGGCGGCACGGACCCCGACGACGTGCCGCCGGTCCCCGAGGTCCCCGTCACCCGCCCGGGCGACGTGTGGACCCTGGGCCGCCACCGTCTGCTCTGCGGCGACGCCACCTCCTCCGCCGACCTGGAGGCCCTGCTGCGCGGCGAGCGCCCGGAGCTGGCCGTCACCGATCCCCCCTACAACGTGGCCGTCGAGGGCAAGGCCGGGAAGATCCTCAACGACGACATGTCCGCGGCCGCCTTCCGGGCCTTCCTCGGGCGGGCCTTTGAGGCCCTCTACGCGGTGCTGGCCGACGGAGCGCCCGTCTACGTGGCCCACTCGGACACCGAGGGTCTGGCCTTCCGCGAAGCCTTCCGGGACGCCGGGTTCAAGCTGGCCTCCTGCCTGGTCTGGCGGAAGAACATCCACGTCCTGGGGCGCGCGGACTACCACTGGCAGCACGAGCCCGTTCTCTACGGCTGGAAGCCCACCGGCCGCCACGCCTGGTTCGGGGGCCGCCGCCAGACCACGCTGATCGAGGCCATGCCCGGCGCGGTGCTCCTGGACGACGGCCGCGTGCAGATCCAGGCGGGAGACGACGTGTTCATACTCTCGGGCCAGGACCTTGCCGTGGAGGTGGTCCCGGGCTCGGTGGTGAGCGTGGACAAGCCCGCGCGCAGCGACGCGCACCCCACCATGAAGCCGGTGGCCCTCATCGAGCGCTTCATCCGCAATTCCAGCAGGCCCGGCGCCCTGGTCCTCGATCCCTTCGGGGGCTCCGGGTCCACCCTCATGGCCTGCGAGTCCCTGGGCAGGGCCTGCCGCACCCTGGAGCTGGATCCGCGCTTCGCGGACGTGATCGTGCGCCGCTGGCAGGAGCACACCGGGCGCGAAGCGGTCAGGGAGGGGAACTGCCATGGATGA
- a CDS encoding DNA cytosine methyltransferase gives MPKPYAQGRRPGKGGPRPPTPPRAGSDAVMRVGSVCTGIAGIDLGLLWAGMTTVWMMEADRRRRAWLRRRFPNAKLFGDMRDHDKRNYVDLEPVDLVCGGPPCQPASVAGERKGAGDDRWLWPETVRLMAAKRPAWGLFENPTGFVTLGLDGVLSDLEGLGYACWPVVLPACAVDAPQRRDRLFLLAHAPGGGCDRGPDQQGQRAPGGGRAERDGQGALEHPQGLGRGEGLSEPVLLGRGTAAARPGGPGGHVGDGDAQGPPLPEQRGEPGAPQRGQQSRAAAPERGGAPLRPWADAAWIVGHDGKARRVPAYESGIRLLAHGVPGRVAQIAGFGDAVVPYVAYELGLAIMAAHRGPAESTSSGKETGR, from the coding sequence ATGCCCAAACCCTACGCACAGGGACGGCGGCCGGGAAAAGGAGGCCCCCGGCCGCCTACCCCACCGCGTGCAGGGAGCGACGCCGTGATGCGCGTGGGTTCGGTCTGCACCGGGATCGCGGGCATCGATCTGGGGCTCTTGTGGGCCGGGATGACCACGGTCTGGATGATGGAGGCCGACCGGCGCAGGCGCGCCTGGCTTCGTCGGCGCTTCCCCAACGCCAAGCTGTTCGGAGACATGCGTGATCACGACAAAAGAAACTACGTCGACCTCGAACCGGTTGACCTTGTTTGCGGAGGACCTCCCTGCCAGCCGGCCTCCGTCGCCGGGGAGCGCAAGGGCGCGGGCGATGACCGCTGGCTCTGGCCTGAAACTGTGCGGCTCATGGCTGCCAAAAGGCCCGCTTGGGGACTGTTTGAGAATCCTACTGGTTTCGTCACGCTGGGCCTCGACGGAGTGCTTTCTGACCTGGAAGGCCTCGGTTACGCCTGCTGGCCGGTCGTACTTCCAGCTTGTGCCGTCGATGCCCCGCAACGGCGAGACAGGCTTTTCCTTCTGGCCCACGCCCCTGGTGGGGGATGCGACCGGGGGCCGGACCAGCAAGGGCAACGCGCGCCCGGCGGAGGGCGGGCTGAGCGTGACGGTCAAGGCGCTCTGGAGCACCCCCAGGGCCTCGGACGGGGAGAAGGGCTGTCTGAACCAGTGCTTCTCGGGCGGGGGACAGCCGCTGCCCGCCCAGGCGGCCCGGGTGGCCATGTGGGCGACGGTGACGCACAGGGACCACCGCTACCCGAACAGCGCGGAGAGCCAGGAGCGCCGCAACGGGGGCAGCAGTCGCGGGCAGCAGCTCCCGAACGAGGTGGCGCACCTCTACGGCCCTGGGCCGACGCCGCTTGGATCGTCGGGCACGACGGCAAAGCCCGGCGCGTGCCCGCCTATGAATCCGGAATTCGTTTGCTGGCTCATGGGGTTCCCGGCCGGGTGGCTCAGATAGCCGGTTTCGGGGACGCCGTGGTGCCCTACGTCGCCTACGAGCTGGGGCTGGCCATCATGGCGGCGCATCGCGGGCCTGCGGAGTCCACATCGTCGGGCAAGGAGACAGGGAGATGA
- a CDS encoding DNA adenine methylase: MNTSPSPSRPVLRYHGGKSRLALWIIGHFPAHRVYVEPYGGAASVLMRKSPTHCDVYNDLDASVVNVFRVLRDSTRARELERLLRLTPFSRVEFERAQEPCADPVEQARRTVIRMAMGMGSDAIHRKRRTGFRSRREGDRSPAHDFAAYPQLLECFSHRLRTVTVEMLPALEVIERYDGGRTLFYVDPPYVHSQRTQVAKGGGYAHEMTDTDHEALSERLHAVEGMVVLSGYDSELYRRLYPDWPVFRRRVMADKAVPRVECLWLSPWTAAKLDRRSTLLEVAG; encoded by the coding sequence ATGAACACGAGCCCGTCGCCCTCACGTCCAGTCCTGCGCTACCACGGCGGCAAGTCGCGTCTGGCCCTCTGGATCATCGGGCACTTCCCAGCGCATCGCGTGTACGTGGAACCCTACGGGGGCGCGGCCTCGGTGCTCATGCGCAAGAGTCCGACCCATTGCGACGTCTACAACGACCTGGACGCGAGCGTGGTCAACGTGTTCCGCGTCCTGCGCGACAGCACCAGGGCTCGCGAGCTGGAGCGGCTGCTCCGCCTGACCCCGTTCTCCCGCGTGGAGTTCGAGCGCGCCCAGGAACCCTGCGCCGATCCGGTGGAGCAGGCCAGGCGGACGGTGATCCGCATGGCCATGGGCATGGGCTCCGACGCCATCCACCGGAAGCGCAGGACGGGGTTCCGCTCCAGGCGCGAGGGCGACCGGAGCCCGGCTCACGACTTCGCCGCCTATCCCCAACTGCTGGAGTGCTTCTCCCACCGTCTGCGCACGGTCACGGTGGAGATGCTCCCGGCCCTGGAGGTCATCGAGCGCTACGACGGCGGGCGGACACTGTTCTACGTGGACCCGCCCTACGTCCACTCGCAACGAACGCAGGTCGCCAAGGGCGGCGGCTACGCCCATGAGATGACCGACACCGACCACGAGGCCCTGTCCGAGCGCCTGCACGCCGTGGAGGGCATGGTGGTGCTCTCCGGCTACGACTCGGAACTCTACCGCCGCCTCTACCCCGACTGGCCGGTGTTCAGGCGTCGGGTCATGGCGGACAAAGCGGTGCCGCGCGTGGAGTGTCTGTGGTTGTCGCCCTGGACGGCGGCGAAGCTCGACCGGAGAAGCACGCTCTTGGAGGTGGCGGGATGA